The genomic stretch CGCGGTCGggaagctgaagcaggaaaagccaacactaggatcagcagtgattcatggagagaccttcgtctggtcagctaacattactgccaagcagctgaaatatagagtgatattgtggttttagctgacgtgtgtcgcctcactgttttgagcgatgctcgttcatgtctatgtagagtgagcaCAAGCCCGAGGCTGACTTTTGATGACTTAACgtccacaggtgtcgctgttaacaagcatttctgattcttacatacagtccctttaatcacagTGTTTTTTCACTGCAGCTGCTTCACCAGCTCCACGTCCATCTCACAATCTGCAGGTTGTTGCAGCTTTTCCTCTCGGCCCAGCTTGATCTTGGGCTTAACGTCCACAGAGACCAGCTCCTTGTGGATCCTCTGCTCCCTCTGCCTCTTCAGCAGAGCCAGGATCTCCCTCCTCTGCTCGGCCATGGCCACGtaccgctgcctctcctcccgTCTCTGCCGCAGAGCAGGCTCGCTGGGCGGCTGCGTGGCTGAGTGTTTGGGAGGACCGGGAGTAGTAGTGTTGCTGCTGCCGCGCTGCGGCCGGCGGCACACCGGCAGTCTCTGGTGGATGTCTGCGGACACCAGCCGGGACTCCAGCGGcggcagcagagacagagagctccACAGCTGCCGGGCGTGGGACACGTCCTCCGGAGGAGAGCCGTCAAACACGGTGAAGCATTGAGCAAAGTCCTCCTGCTCCGGAGGCTCAGCCACGACGGACATTTTATACTTTAAGTCCACAGAAATGTTAAGAAGAAAGATTAGAGACTAGGTTAAACTAGCGAGCTAATGAAGCGCGCTGTTGTTTCGTATGGTCACCATGGAAACGGTTTGGTATGGTCACCATGGAAACGAGACTACTGCTGCAAGCCAGTAGGAAGAAGAATTAAACCTTCCGCGTAAACCTTTCAAACTAAAAGTAGGTTCAACACCCGATAATATATGACTAACATTAATACCTCAACAACCACATAAAGGACAATATGGCTTGAAATCGCCCTAGGATGCAATGCagatggtaatgtagctgatatgcacttgctaatTGGACTGAAAGCAGTAAGA from Sebastes fasciatus isolate fSebFas1 chromosome 13, fSebFas1.pri, whole genome shotgun sequence encodes the following:
- the hoatz gene encoding cilia- and flagella-associated protein HOATZ — protein: MSVVAEPPEQEDFAQCFTVFDGSPPEDVSHARQLWSSLSLLPPLESRLVSADIHQRLPVCRRPQRGSSNTTTPGPPKHSATQPPSEPALRQRREERQRYVAMAEQRREILALLKRQREQRIHKELVSVDVKPKIKLGREEKLQQPADCEMDVELVKQLQ